GGTTTCTGGGACCCAACGGCGCCGGCAAATCCACCACCATCCGGATGCTGTGCGGCATCATCACACCCAGCGCAGGCGCCGGGCAGGTGGCGGGTTTCGACATATTCAGGGAGTCCGAAAAAATAAAACAGGCCATCGGGTATATGTCTCAAAGATTTTCACTCTATGATGACATGACCCCTTTTGAAAATATCCGTTTTTATCTGGGCATATATAATGTACCGGCCGGAGATTGGAAAGACCGGAGTGACTGGGTCCTGCAGATGACCCGGCTTCAGGATGTTCGTCAGCGCCTGACCCGGGAGCTGCCCCCGGGGTGGCGGCAACGCCTGGCCCTGGGGTGCGCCATGCTGCATCGGCCCCAAATTCTGTTTCTGGATGAGCCGACCTCGGGCGT
The window above is part of the Desulfobacterales bacterium genome. Proteins encoded here:
- a CDS encoding ABC transporter ATP-binding protein; this encodes MNASTLEAVRVTDLEKKFGRFTAVDKISFAVRKGEIFGFLGPNGAGKSTTIRMLCGIITPSAGAGQVAGFDIFRESEKIKQAIGYMSQRFSLYDDMTPFENIRFYLGIYNVPAGDWKDRSDWVLQMTRLQDVRQRLTRELPPGWRQRLALGCAMLHRPQILFLDEPTSGVDPITRQHFWDFIKHLTAEGVTVFVTTHYMDEAEHCNRVVMINAGIIVAGGPPSQIVGDIFPNLPDADLNDVFIKLMTRKTEPSTP